The proteins below are encoded in one region of Asticcacaulis excentricus CB 48:
- a CDS encoding response regulator, producing the protein MSLAPEQTDSRLMTEAEAREAAQKLKAREDFFKLMSHEIRTPLNGVLGMLSLLNRTSLTAEQQSYLQTARESGEHLLTLVNDLLDYARIEAGHIHLESHLIELEPLLQSVAELLSPRAYAGGIEIAWSLDPRLEAIEIDEGRLRQILFNLAGNALKFTKSGGVLIGVTLTEGGAIRFGVRDTGAGIPEEARVRIFEAFGQVDPSHAGAQYGGAGLGLVVVKKLIEAMNAELDLQSEPGRGSLFTATFPVPCTLRTAPEPRATPDVICLTANPVLAEAAQSHLQSCGIRVRQGTQLKGIGRRSRAVVLADRRLLPEPVPAPNNRSLILLAPEEREEISAWRDKGWAGYLIKPLRRSSLRERIEALSLKPLPNDERVVATEDDRIVPVVAPGVQVLLVEDNPVNALLAQILLQREGCRVERAASGEEALKLIEAGKPYDIVFMDLGLPGLDGIGTTRAMRANGVKLPIIALTANAYEEDRRACLTAGMDDFLTKPIELPALRHRLNQWCGRANAA; encoded by the coding sequence ATGTCCCTCGCGCCGGAACAAACTGACAGCCGTCTGATGACCGAAGCTGAAGCCCGGGAGGCGGCGCAGAAGCTTAAGGCGCGTGAGGATTTCTTTAAGCTGATGAGCCATGAAATCCGCACGCCGCTCAATGGTGTGCTGGGCATGCTGTCACTTCTTAACCGTACCTCTTTGACAGCTGAACAGCAGTCCTACCTTCAAACCGCGCGTGAGTCGGGTGAACATCTGCTCACTCTGGTCAACGATCTGCTCGACTATGCGCGCATTGAAGCCGGGCATATCCATCTTGAAAGCCATCTCATCGAACTCGAACCCCTTCTGCAAAGCGTGGCGGAGCTGTTGTCACCGCGCGCCTATGCGGGGGGAATCGAAATCGCGTGGTCACTTGATCCACGGCTTGAAGCCATCGAAATAGATGAAGGGCGTCTGCGTCAGATTCTGTTTAATCTGGCCGGTAATGCGCTTAAGTTTACGAAAAGCGGGGGCGTTCTCATTGGGGTGACGCTGACCGAAGGCGGGGCGATCCGTTTCGGCGTTCGTGATACAGGCGCCGGGATCCCCGAAGAGGCGCGGGTGCGCATTTTTGAGGCTTTTGGGCAGGTCGATCCCTCGCACGCGGGGGCGCAATACGGCGGTGCCGGCCTGGGGCTGGTGGTCGTCAAAAAGCTGATCGAGGCGATGAACGCCGAACTCGACCTTCAGTCAGAGCCGGGCAGGGGGTCACTATTCACCGCCACCTTCCCCGTTCCCTGTACCTTGCGCACCGCCCCTGAACCGCGTGCGACCCCCGATGTCATCTGCCTGACGGCTAATCCCGTGCTGGCCGAGGCGGCACAATCGCATCTTCAAAGTTGCGGTATCCGGGTACGTCAGGGGACACAACTCAAAGGTATTGGCCGTCGGTCACGCGCCGTAGTGCTGGCGGATCGCCGGCTTTTGCCTGAACCTGTGCCCGCGCCCAACAACCGAAGTCTGATCCTGCTGGCGCCCGAAGAACGTGAGGAAATTTCGGCGTGGCGTGATAAGGGCTGGGCCGGTTATCTGATTAAGCCCTTGCGCCGCAGTTCGTTGAGGGAGCGCATTGAGGCCCTGTCGCTCAAACCGCTGCCCAACGATGAAAGGGTGGTTGCGACCGAAGATGATCGTATCGTGCCGGTGGTTGCGCCTGGCGTGCAGGTGCTGCTCGTCGAAGACAATCCCGTCAACGCGCTTCTGGCTCAAATTCTTCTGCAACGTGAGGGCTGTCGTGTGGAGCGCGCCGCCAGCGGTGAAGAGGCGCTAAAGCTTATCGAAGCGGGAAAGCCCTACGACATTGTGTTCATGGACCTGGGTTTGCCGGGCCTGGACGGTATAGGCACTACCAGGGCCATGCGGGCCAACGGCGTCAAGCTACCGATCATCGCCCTGACCGCAAACGCCTATGAAGAAGATCGCCGCGCCTGTTTGACGGCGGGTATGGACGACTTCCTGACCAAGCCCATAGAGCTGCCGGCATTGCGTCACCGTCTGAACCAATGGTGCGGGCGCGCCAACGCGGCCTGA
- a CDS encoding efflux transporter outer membrane subunit produces MRIALFGLLGTCLSAIGLTACTSTPYVTPQVPVAETYLHQTAATLIDKPPSAWWTSFGDAQLNALVSTVLTHNNDLAAAGLTLKKARLTAGLSRLDKWPSLSGSVSASHAGDTSYSASLSVSYEADLYGRLNDTLRAANWEAQATAEDLAATRLALVGTTAELYWTIGYTHRQISVGQEDLAHARKVLDLVTTQHDAGAASGVDVAEAQQNVSAQEASLAALQQNLVEYRASLAVLLGGIRWDVTREPQILPQTPLPEVQAGLPADLLGQRPDLRAAEMRLREALATVDATRKSFYPTFTLSGSEGGISSELAEVLKNPSGSVAATLSLPFLDYARIHTNVRVSQTSYEIAVARFKTTWLQALADVDNALSNHTQLAQKAAAEAQALKAAQRAEALYAVQYKTGAVALRVWLDARQSARAAQLSYDNVRLAQFKNRLTLYQALGGA; encoded by the coding sequence ATGCGCATAGCTTTGTTCGGCTTACTGGGGACCTGTCTATCGGCCATCGGCCTGACGGCGTGCACATCGACCCCCTATGTGACGCCACAGGTGCCTGTCGCTGAGACCTACCTCCACCAGACGGCGGCAACCCTAATAGACAAGCCGCCGTCGGCGTGGTGGACATCCTTTGGCGACGCGCAGCTCAACGCCCTGGTCAGCACGGTCCTGACCCATAACAACGATCTGGCGGCCGCGGGCCTGACCCTTAAAAAGGCGAGACTGACGGCTGGTCTCAGCCGACTGGACAAATGGCCTTCCCTGTCGGGAAGTGTATCGGCCAGCCACGCGGGTGACACAAGCTACAGCGCCAGTCTTAGCGTCTCCTACGAAGCTGATCTTTATGGCCGTTTGAATGATACGCTTCGTGCCGCAAACTGGGAAGCGCAGGCGACGGCCGAAGATCTTGCGGCAACGCGCCTTGCCCTGGTTGGAACGACCGCCGAACTTTATTGGACGATTGGCTATACGCATCGTCAGATCAGCGTGGGGCAGGAGGATCTGGCCCACGCCCGGAAAGTCCTTGATCTTGTAACGACCCAGCATGATGCAGGGGCCGCCTCGGGTGTGGACGTCGCTGAGGCCCAGCAAAACGTCAGCGCGCAGGAGGCCAGTCTCGCGGCGCTTCAGCAGAACCTCGTCGAATACCGGGCGTCTTTGGCCGTATTGCTGGGTGGAATCCGTTGGGACGTCACTCGCGAGCCACAGATCCTACCGCAGACGCCTTTGCCCGAAGTACAGGCCGGCCTGCCGGCCGACCTTCTTGGTCAGCGTCCAGATTTACGCGCGGCAGAAATGCGGCTGCGGGAGGCTCTGGCGACGGTGGATGCCACTCGGAAGTCTTTTTATCCGACCTTCACTCTGAGCGGTTCAGAAGGTGGCATTAGTTCCGAACTTGCCGAGGTTCTCAAAAATCCCTCAGGCAGTGTGGCTGCAACCTTGTCCCTGCCTTTTCTCGATTACGCCCGTATCCACACCAATGTGAGGGTGTCTCAGACGAGCTACGAGATTGCCGTTGCCAGGTTTAAGACGACATGGCTTCAGGCCCTTGCGGATGTGGACAATGCTTTGTCCAACCATACACAGCTCGCACAAAAGGCCGCGGCCGAGGCGCAAGCGCTAAAAGCCGCACAACGGGCGGAGGCTTTATACGCCGTGCAATATAAGACAGGCGCAGTGGCGTTGCGGGTTTGGCTTGACGCCCGGCAATCTGCCCGCGCAGCTCAACTGAGCTACGATAATGTTCGGCTGGCGCAGTTCAAAAACCGCCTGACCCTCTATCAGGCCTTGGGTGGCGCCTGA
- a CDS encoding NADP-dependent malic enzyme: protein MPIDKTKVSDEEALNFHQYPTPGKIGLQPTKPMATQRDLALAYSPGVAVPVRKIAENPDAAYDYTSKGNTVAVISNGTAILGLGNLGALASKPVMEGKAVLFKRFADIDSFDIEVATQDPDEFITVVKNITASFGGINLEDIKSPECFIIESALQDLADIPVFHDDQHGTAIIAAAGLINALEITGRRIEDTKVVLCGAGAAGLSSIGLIKAMGVKPENTTVVDIHGVVYKGRTVEMDQWKSVHATDTDKRTLAEAMVGADVVLGLSAKGVITPEMVATMAPQPIIFAMANPDPEITPEDVAKVRDDAIVATGRSDYPNQVNNVLGFPYIFRGALDVRARRVNHEMKLAAAMALAQLAREDVPDEVAAAYQGRHLKFGKDYIIPTPFDPRLIWYIPPFVAQAAMDTGVARKPIEDMDSYRKTLEKRLDPSAGFLQNITATVRSRPSKRIVFAEGEDISVIRAAHAFKAQGLGTPILCGRENLVTANMRAAGLDPAEEDIEIVNARLSHRNSAYSQLLYSRLQRKGFLKRDVDRLINQDRNSFAAAMVLSGHADGMVTGVTRSFDQAFEEVLRVVDPAPGGRVMGMSIVLARGKTVFIADTTVAELPDPEELVEIAVEAAMAVRGMGHTPRVAFMSYSTFGNPAGERSDRVAKAVELLEQRGVDFEFEGEMPPDVALDPTLWANYPFQRLTAPANILVMPAIHSASISTKLVQALGGATVVGPLLLGLSKPVQICQLSDSVTKILTMATFAAYDIRANINN from the coding sequence ATGCCCATCGACAAGACCAAGGTCAGCGACGAAGAAGCCCTGAATTTCCACCAGTATCCCACCCCGGGGAAGATCGGACTTCAGCCGACCAAGCCTATGGCGACGCAGCGTGATCTGGCGCTGGCCTATTCACCGGGTGTCGCCGTTCCGGTGCGCAAGATCGCCGAAAATCCGGATGCCGCCTACGACTATACATCGAAGGGCAATACGGTCGCGGTGATTTCAAACGGCACCGCTATTCTCGGTCTCGGCAATCTGGGCGCGCTGGCCTCAAAGCCGGTCATGGAAGGTAAGGCCGTCCTGTTTAAGCGGTTTGCCGATATCGACTCCTTCGATATCGAAGTGGCGACGCAAGATCCGGACGAGTTTATCACCGTGGTCAAGAACATCACGGCGTCTTTTGGCGGCATCAATCTCGAAGACATCAAGTCGCCGGAATGCTTCATCATTGAATCGGCGCTTCAGGACCTCGCTGACATTCCTGTCTTCCATGACGACCAGCACGGCACCGCCATTATCGCCGCCGCCGGCCTGATCAACGCTCTGGAGATCACCGGTCGCCGGATCGAAGACACCAAGGTCGTGCTATGCGGCGCGGGCGCGGCGGGTCTGTCCTCCATCGGCCTGATCAAAGCCATGGGCGTGAAGCCGGAAAACACCACCGTCGTCGATATTCATGGGGTGGTCTACAAGGGCCGCACGGTAGAAATGGACCAGTGGAAGTCGGTCCACGCCACCGATACAGACAAGCGCACGCTTGCTGAGGCGATGGTTGGGGCCGATGTGGTGCTGGGTCTGTCGGCCAAGGGCGTTATCACGCCCGAAATGGTCGCCACCATGGCCCCCCAGCCGATCATCTTTGCCATGGCCAATCCTGATCCGGAAATCACCCCCGAGGACGTGGCCAAGGTGCGCGATGACGCCATCGTCGCTACGGGCCGTTCGGACTATCCCAATCAGGTCAACAATGTTCTGGGCTTCCCCTACATCTTCCGCGGTGCGCTCGACGTGCGCGCGCGCCGCGTTAATCACGAGATGAAGCTGGCCGCCGCAATGGCACTGGCGCAGCTGGCCCGTGAAGACGTGCCGGACGAGGTGGCCGCTGCCTATCAGGGCCGTCACCTGAAGTTTGGCAAGGACTACATCATCCCGACGCCGTTTGACCCGCGCCTGATCTGGTACATTCCGCCCTTCGTAGCGCAGGCCGCCATGGATACCGGCGTGGCGCGCAAGCCGATCGAGGATATGGATTCCTATCGCAAGACGCTGGAAAAACGCCTCGATCCCTCGGCAGGCTTCCTGCAAAACATCACCGCAACCGTGCGGTCTCGCCCCTCCAAGCGCATCGTCTTTGCCGAAGGCGAAGACATCTCGGTCATCCGCGCCGCCCACGCGTTCAAGGCGCAGGGTCTGGGCACGCCCATCCTTTGTGGCCGCGAAAACCTCGTCACCGCCAATATGCGCGCGGCAGGCCTCGACCCGGCGGAAGAGGATATCGAAATCGTCAATGCCCGCCTGAGCCACCGCAATTCGGCCTATTCGCAGCTTCTTTATAGCCGCCTGCAACGCAAAGGCTTCCTAAAGCGCGACGTGGACCGCCTGATCAATCAGGATCGCAACTCGTTTGCTGCCGCCATGGTGCTGTCCGGCCACGCCGACGGCATGGTCACTGGCGTAACCCGCTCCTTCGATCAGGCCTTTGAAGAGGTTCTGCGCGTCGTCGATCCGGCCCCCGGTGGGCGCGTGATGGGTATGTCTATTGTGCTGGCCCGCGGCAAGACCGTGTTTATCGCCGACACCACGGTGGCCGAGCTGCCCGATCCCGAGGAACTGGTCGAAATCGCGGTCGAAGCGGCCATGGCGGTGCGCGGCATGGGCCACACGCCGCGCGTGGCCTTCATGTCCTATTCGACCTTTGGCAATCCGGCTGGCGAGCGCTCCGACCGCGTGGCCAAGGCAGTTGAACTTCTCGAACAACGCGGCGTCGATTTCGAGTTCGAAGGCGAAATGCCGCCTGACGTGGCGCTTGACCCCACCTTGTGGGCCAACTACCCGTTCCAGCGCCTCACCGCTCCTGCCAATATTCTGGTCATGCCGGCCATCCACTCCGCGTCGATCTCGACCAAGCTGGTACAGGCTCTGGGCGGCGCCACCGTCGTGGGCCCGCTTCTGCTCGGCCTGTCTAAGCCCGTGCAGATCTGTCAGCTGTCGGACTCGGTCACAAAGATCCTGACCATGGCCACTTTTGCGGCCTACGATATCCGGGCAAATATCAATAACTGA
- a CDS encoding MacB family efflux pump subunit, translating into MISPPVLEVRKLCREFPAGEGTIHALKDVDLTIRSGEMVAIVGQSGSGKSTLMNILGCLDRPTSGVYSVGGRETSELGPDELAELRREHFGFIFQRYHLLGDLSAAANVEVPAVYAGLKPYERRKRSQDLLDRLGLGLRTGHRPGQLSGGQQQRVSIARALMNGGEIVLADEPTGALDTTSGAEVMRILKGLHAAGHTVIIVTHDPDVAEHCDRVIEIRDGVIVNDRAGAGRGETMNDPLPSPRIVRQSGMAAVLDSLGEAFTMAILAMKSHRLRTFLTMLGIIIGIASVVCVVALGEGSRQKVLANISAIGTNTLEIMPGSGFGDLRSGRVRTLVVGDAEALAKESYVDSVTPTVSSSVTARAGATAATATVNGVGDHYFRVKGLSLAQGRLFDAGDVSRLDQVIVIDQNSLKTFFPNGQAVGEVLLLGDVPARIIGITAKSGSSFGGNTDSLNIYMPYTAVNARMLGTQTLRSVTVRVKDTADSKAAEDAVTTLLQERHGTKDFFIINTDEIRQTITATTTTMTLLISAIAVISLIVGGIGVMNIMLVSVTERTSEIGVRMAVGARQRDILQQFLIEAILVCLLGGVLGISTALGFGVIFSLFSTDFTLVYSPVSIVAAVVCSTLIGVVFGFLPARNAARLDPVTALARD; encoded by the coding sequence ATGATCTCACCTCCTGTACTAGAGGTTCGCAAACTGTGCCGGGAGTTTCCGGCGGGTGAGGGAACCATTCACGCGCTAAAGGACGTCGATCTGACGATCCGGTCCGGTGAAATGGTCGCCATCGTCGGGCAGTCCGGTTCGGGCAAATCGACGCTGATGAACATACTTGGTTGTCTCGATCGGCCCACCTCAGGAGTTTATAGTGTCGGGGGTAGGGAAACCTCAGAACTCGGCCCTGATGAACTGGCTGAGCTGCGTCGCGAGCATTTCGGTTTCATCTTCCAGCGATACCATCTGCTGGGCGATCTTTCGGCGGCCGCAAATGTTGAAGTGCCGGCGGTCTATGCCGGCCTAAAGCCGTATGAGCGGCGGAAAAGGTCCCAAGATCTTCTGGATCGTTTAGGCCTAGGGCTGCGCACGGGTCACCGGCCCGGACAATTGTCAGGCGGTCAGCAGCAGCGCGTGTCGATCGCCCGTGCGCTTATGAATGGTGGGGAGATTGTTCTGGCCGATGAACCCACAGGCGCCCTCGACACCACATCCGGCGCAGAGGTCATGCGGATACTGAAGGGTCTGCACGCCGCCGGTCACACAGTCATCATCGTTACCCACGATCCTGACGTTGCCGAGCACTGTGACCGCGTTATCGAAATTCGTGACGGTGTCATAGTCAACGACCGTGCGGGTGCCGGTCGTGGTGAAACCATGAACGACCCGTTACCGTCGCCTAGAATCGTGCGGCAAAGCGGTATGGCGGCAGTGCTGGACAGTCTGGGCGAGGCGTTCACCATGGCCATTCTGGCTATGAAGTCCCATCGTCTGCGCACCTTCCTGACCATGCTCGGTATTATTATCGGCATCGCATCCGTCGTGTGCGTCGTGGCGCTGGGTGAGGGATCGCGTCAGAAGGTTCTGGCCAATATTTCGGCCATAGGCACCAACACGCTTGAGATTATGCCCGGTAGCGGCTTCGGCGACCTCCGGTCGGGTCGGGTCCGAACCCTCGTGGTTGGCGATGCCGAGGCTTTGGCCAAAGAAAGCTATGTGGATAGCGTGACGCCGACCGTGTCTTCCTCGGTTACCGCACGCGCCGGTGCGACCGCAGCAACCGCTACCGTCAATGGCGTGGGTGATCATTATTTCAGGGTCAAGGGCCTGAGTCTCGCGCAAGGGCGGCTGTTTGACGCTGGTGATGTCAGTCGTCTGGATCAGGTCATTGTTATAGATCAGAACTCCTTGAAAACTTTCTTTCCAAACGGCCAAGCCGTTGGCGAAGTGCTGCTCCTTGGTGATGTTCCTGCGCGCATAATTGGTATAACCGCAAAAAGCGGTTCGAGCTTTGGCGGCAACACGGACAGTCTCAACATCTACATGCCCTATACGGCTGTTAACGCGCGCATGCTTGGCACCCAAACGCTGCGCAGCGTGACGGTACGAGTAAAAGACACCGCAGACAGCAAAGCGGCAGAAGATGCGGTAACGACCTTGCTTCAGGAGAGACACGGGACAAAAGACTTTTTTATCATCAACACAGATGAAATACGGCAGACGATCACGGCCACAACGACGACCATGACACTTCTGATCTCGGCTATTGCGGTCATTTCCCTCATTGTCGGAGGGATTGGCGTCATGAACATCATGCTCGTATCCGTCACCGAGCGTACCTCAGAGATCGGGGTCCGCATGGCCGTTGGCGCGAGGCAACGAGACATTCTTCAGCAATTCCTGATCGAGGCCATTCTGGTCTGCTTGCTCGGGGGGGTTCTGGGGATCTCCACCGCTCTCGGCTTTGGCGTGATTTTCTCGCTATTCAGCACCGACTTTACTCTGGTTTATTCACCGGTTTCGATTGTCGCAGCGGTCGTCTGCTCGACCCTTATCGGGGTTGTTTTCGGCTTCTTGCCTGCGCGTAACGCTGCGCGTCTCGATCCGGTCACCGCACTTGCGAGGGATTGA
- a CDS encoding AmpG family muropeptide MFS transporter, giving the protein MTTTPPVQPQTKTLWQAVKPFFTRRTLAMICLGFSSGLTLTLIFDTLSIWLREEGLSLEVIAFFSLATFAYSLKFMWAPLVDRVRLPGLTALLGHRRSWMLIMQAVILIGLWTISSLNPQDHLMLMALIAVLLGFMGATQDIVVDAWRIENANSLGTGGQAVLTTAYTWGARVSTFVAGILPLVIAQYYGWRPAYAMMAAMMLIGITGTLLAREGEHIIRPIDYRGLPPHPGTEALEWGVRVLIMLIAASLMGAGLTANITLFQFLFPTTEAYEAAKAIWTSRETGIFLQFPAVIAGLGLLIVACLPLPQMPTRPGAYLRQTFVEPMADFLARYENLAWLILAGICVYRLSDFLLNINGAFYLDMGFDKAVIGEVRKVFGVIMTIIGVTAGGLSMTRLGMKKSLMIGAFACALSNLAYAWLATQGNSIPAFSIALAIDNISGGYAGVVLIAFMSSLISERFAAPQYALLSSVYALPGKLLASQSGRIVEGAARGADSGNLATPFMSYLNTLPAVSFSKPAAALGVSREALGAGYMLFFTFTALVGLVAVGLAFWLIRAGAIKEQGEA; this is encoded by the coding sequence ATGACCACTACGCCGCCCGTGCAGCCTCAGACCAAGACACTGTGGCAGGCCGTGAAGCCCTTTTTTACGCGGCGGACCCTGGCCATGATCTGTCTGGGGTTCTCGTCCGGACTGACGCTGACCTTGATTTTCGACACCTTGTCCATCTGGTTGCGTGAAGAGGGGTTGTCGCTTGAGGTTATCGCCTTCTTCTCGCTGGCCACCTTTGCCTACAGCCTGAAATTCATGTGGGCCCCGCTGGTTGACAGGGTGCGCTTGCCCGGCCTTACGGCCCTTTTGGGGCATCGGCGTAGCTGGATGCTGATCATGCAGGCGGTGATCCTCATTGGGTTATGGACCATTTCGAGCCTGAACCCTCAGGATCACCTGATGCTGATGGCGCTGATCGCCGTGCTGCTTGGCTTTATGGGCGCGACGCAGGACATCGTAGTGGACGCCTGGCGGATCGAAAATGCCAACAGTCTGGGTACAGGCGGGCAGGCCGTGCTCACCACCGCCTATACCTGGGGGGCGCGGGTTTCGACCTTCGTAGCGGGTATTCTGCCGCTTGTGATTGCCCAATATTACGGTTGGCGACCCGCCTATGCGATGATGGCGGCCATGATGCTGATTGGCATTACAGGTACGCTTCTGGCGCGTGAAGGCGAACACATTATTCGTCCCATAGACTATCGCGGTCTGCCGCCGCACCCGGGCACCGAAGCGCTGGAATGGGGGGTGCGGGTGCTAATTATGCTGATTGCCGCCTCACTGATGGGAGCGGGTCTGACCGCCAATATCACTTTGTTTCAGTTCCTGTTCCCGACCACAGAGGCCTATGAGGCGGCCAAAGCTATCTGGACGAGCCGCGAAACCGGCATATTTTTGCAGTTTCCGGCGGTGATCGCCGGCCTCGGGCTGTTGATCGTCGCCTGCCTCCCACTGCCGCAGATGCCGACCCGTCCTGGGGCTTATCTGCGCCAGACGTTTGTCGAGCCGATGGCGGACTTCCTGGCGCGTTACGAAAATCTGGCCTGGCTCATTCTGGCGGGCATTTGCGTTTACCGTTTGTCGGACTTCCTGCTCAATATCAACGGGGCCTTCTATCTTGATATGGGCTTCGACAAGGCGGTTATCGGTGAAGTGCGTAAAGTGTTCGGCGTCATCATGACCATTATCGGTGTCACGGCGGGTGGACTTTCGATGACTCGACTGGGCATGAAAAAGAGCCTGATGATCGGGGCCTTTGCCTGCGCCCTGTCAAATCTCGCCTATGCGTGGCTCGCGACGCAGGGAAACAGCATTCCGGCCTTTTCCATTGCTCTGGCTATCGACAACATCTCCGGTGGCTATGCCGGCGTCGTGCTGATTGCTTTCATGTCGTCCCTGATTTCCGAACGCTTCGCCGCCCCGCAATATGCGCTTCTGTCCTCAGTCTACGCCTTGCCGGGTAAACTTCTCGCCTCACAGTCGGGCCGCATCGTCGAAGGGGCCGCGCGGGGTGCAGACAGCGGCAACCTGGCGACGCCGTTTATGAGCTATCTCAACACCCTGCCAGCCGTCAGCTTTTCCAAACCGGCGGCGGCCCTGGGCGTCTCGCGTGAAGCGCTGGGAGCCGGCTATATGTTGTTTTTCACCTTTACCGCTCTGGTCGGCCTGGTAGCGGTGGGGCTGGCCTTCTGGCTGATACGCGCGGGCGCCATAAAAGAACAGGGCGAAGCCTGA
- a CDS encoding efflux RND transporter periplasmic adaptor subunit, giving the protein MKLHSKATLVIGSVTVGLIVLSLIWIIFLQKEKPPQFLAEPVAIGNVEKTVLASGTLEPFRQVSVGAQVSGQVVKLHVELGQQVKQGDLIAEIDSASQKNNLLTAQANLNNVTAQQASAEATLIQKQAAYERQKTLFMADAGSKADYDAALAEYRSAQSSVSAIKAQVASAKVSVNTANVNLGYTRITAPMDGTVISIVTKQGQTVNANQSAPTIVVLGALNKMTVKAEISEADVIKVKAGMKVYFTILGDPARKYYATLRTIEPANTAFEPDASTTTTSTSSAVYYYGLFDVDNPEGTLRTSMTAQVYVILESAQNVLTIPATALGPKNPDGSYMVMVVKENSDRPEPRTITVGVTDGARVQILSGLKAGDKIVTGQAGASGKTDAASSSATSRQGPPGGGLGGMGGPPGGGGPPG; this is encoded by the coding sequence ATGAAGCTGCACTCCAAAGCCACCCTCGTCATAGGTAGTGTCACAGTCGGGTTGATTGTGCTTAGCCTGATCTGGATCATTTTTCTGCAAAAGGAAAAACCCCCGCAATTTCTGGCCGAGCCCGTCGCGATCGGAAATGTCGAGAAGACAGTCCTCGCGTCCGGCACGCTCGAGCCTTTTCGTCAGGTGAGCGTAGGTGCGCAGGTTTCGGGTCAGGTCGTCAAGCTTCATGTCGAACTGGGGCAACAGGTCAAACAGGGCGACCTCATAGCGGAGATCGATTCGGCCAGCCAAAAAAACAATCTTCTCACGGCACAAGCCAACCTTAATAATGTAACGGCCCAGCAGGCTTCCGCCGAAGCGACACTCATTCAGAAGCAGGCCGCGTATGAGCGGCAAAAGACGCTATTTATGGCGGATGCAGGCTCGAAGGCGGATTATGACGCGGCTCTGGCGGAGTACCGCAGTGCGCAAAGCAGCGTAAGCGCCATCAAAGCGCAGGTGGCTTCAGCTAAGGTGTCGGTCAATACGGCGAACGTTAATCTGGGGTACACGCGTATCACGGCCCCCATGGACGGCACCGTGATTTCCATCGTCACGAAGCAGGGTCAGACCGTCAACGCTAACCAGTCCGCCCCTACGATCGTCGTGCTCGGGGCTCTCAACAAGATGACCGTGAAGGCCGAAATCTCTGAGGCGGACGTGATCAAGGTCAAGGCCGGTATGAAAGTGTACTTTACCATACTGGGAGACCCCGCCCGAAAGTACTACGCCACGCTCCGCACAATTGAGCCGGCAAATACGGCTTTTGAACCCGATGCCAGCACCACAACCACCTCGACCTCTTCGGCCGTCTACTACTACGGACTGTTCGACGTGGATAACCCCGAGGGAACCCTTCGCACGTCAATGACGGCACAGGTGTATGTCATTCTCGAAAGCGCGCAGAATGTCCTGACCATTCCCGCAACAGCACTCGGTCCCAAGAACCCCGATGGTAGCTATATGGTCATGGTCGTGAAGGAAAATTCGGACCGCCCGGAGCCGCGAACGATCACGGTCGGTGTCACGGATGGGGCCAGGGTTCAGATACTTTCCGGTCTTAAGGCGGGCGACAAGATCGTCACGGGACAGGCCGGTGCAAGCGGCAAGACCGACGCGGCCTCGTCCTCAGCCACTTCCCGGCAGGGACCTCCGGGCGGAGGGCTGGGGGGCATGGGCGGACCTCCCGGTGGCGGAGGGCCTCCGGGCTAA